The window CTAGATTTAACTATGTCGAGTGATTTGCACAATGAAACTTGAAAATAATTTGATGATGATACCAGGTCCCGTCCCTATAGTCCCCAGGATCCAAAGAGCCATGGGTAAACCTATGTTCGGGCATAGAGGAGAAGAATTCGGGAATATCTATGACAAGAGCAGGGAAATTCTAAGTGATCTGTTCCAGACCTCTGATGATATATTTATTATATCGGGATCTGGAACCGCAAGCATGGAAGCTGCTATCGGTAATGTGATCGGGAAGAATGATACAATCGTTACGATCGAGAACGGCAAATTCGGAGAAAGGTTGTGTGATATTGGGGAGCGTTACGGCAAAGCAGTAAAATTGCAATATGAATGGGGTACACCAATAGACCTGGAAGCTGTTGAAGCCGCCCTTGAAAATGGGGTAAAAGCTGTTGCAATGGTACATAATGAGACAAGTGCAGGCATCAAAAATCCTGCTGAAGAAGTGGGGAAACTGGCAAAGAAACATGGTGCTTTGTTCATTATGGACGCCATTACCACTGTAGGCGGTGACACAGTACTCGTCGATAATTGGGGTGTGGATATTGCATTTATGGGGAGCCAGAAGTGTATAGCTGCACCACCTGGTCTATCTGCAATTACAGTAAGCGATGCTGCATGGGAAGCAATGGTCGATAAACCGCCCTATTATCTTGATTTAAAAGCGTACCGTAAATCGGGAGCCAATACACCCACCCAGACACCTTATACACCGGCAGTCCCGCTGTTCTCTGCCATGCTGGAAGCTTTGCTCATTGTACAAGAAGAAGGAATGGAGAAAAGGAAACACAGGCATGCCCAGGGTGCGGCTGCTGTTCGTGCAGCTGCTGATGCGCTAGGAATAGAACTGTTCCCGAAGATCGATAAATATCACAGTTATTCCAATACGGTCACTGCTATGAATATTTCGGGTGGCATTACAGATAAGGAGTTACGCGGTGAGATGCTGGATATGGGTATTCAGATATCTGGCGGCCAGTCCCATTTGAAAGGCAAGATATTCAGGATTGGCAGTATGGGTAATTTCACACCGATCGATATGATCACCACAATCACTGCACTGGAACTGGTGCTTAAAAACCATGGTATAATAGACAACGTGGGTAATGGAGTGGAAGCCGCCAAAATTGAACTGGATAAGATTAATCAAGCCTGGTAATTTGGAGAAAATATGGTCACGGTAGGCATTGCTGATACCACTTTTGCCAGATATGATATGGGTGCAGCCGCTATTGATGAATTACGGAACAATGCGTCTGTAAAAATTAAGCGGTATACTGTGCCCGGTATCAAGGACCTGCCGGTTGCCTGTAAAAAACTGATCGAAGAGAAGGGTTGCGATATTGTGATGGCGCTGGGCATGCCCGGATCTGATCCCAAGGATAAGATATGCGCCCATGAGGCGTCCCAGGGAATAATCCAGGCCCAGTTGATGACCAATGTCCATGTGATAGAGGTGTTCGTGCATGAAGATGAGATACCTGATGATAAGACCCTTGCCTGGCTTATGGAACGACGTGCCAGAGAACATGCACTGAATGTGGTCAAGTTGACATCCCGCCCTCAGGATCTTGAAAAAGAAGCTGGTACAGGTCAGCGCCAGGGATACGAAGATGCAGGACCGGCCCACCAGTGAACATATGAATTTTATAGTATGATTGATAATATTTAGGAAAACTGGAGATTATTGTTATGAGTAATATTAAACTGGGATTTGTTGTAGCAGAATTTAACAGGGACCTGACATACCCAATGGAGATGCTGGGCAGGGAACATGCCGATTTTTTAGGTGCTACGGTTGAAAAAACAATAATGGTCCCGGGTGTCTATGATATGCCTCTGGCCATTAAAAAACTTGTGACTGATCCAGGGATCGATGCTGTGGTTACCATAGGCTGCGTTATTGAAGGGCAGACAAAACATGATGAGATCGTGGTGCAGCACGCTACCCGTAAGATCACAGACCTGGCACTGGAATATGATAAACCTGTAACCCTGGGAATTTCCGGTCCTGGCATGAGCAGGCTGGATGCGCACAAACGGGTGGACTATGCTAAACGGGCCGTAGAGGCTGCCGTGAAGATGGTGCAAAGATTAAAATAATTGGAAGTCCAGATTGAATTCATGGTATCAAAACGTCTTCAAAGTATAGAGGAATCGGCCACTCTTAGAATGACTAACCTGGCCAACGAGCTTAAGCGCGAAGGTCATGATGTTATCAGTTTCAGTTTAGGCGAACCTGATTTTGACACCCCGAAACATATCAGCGATGCAGCTGTTGAATCATTGAGGCGGGGCGATACGCATTATTCCCCGGCACCCGGTATCCCTGAGCTGCGATCGGCTATTGCAGAGAAACTCCAGAACGAGAACAACCTGAATGTGGAACCTGGCCATGTGATCGTAACACCCGGGGCCAAACAGGCAGTGTTCGAGGCCATACTGGCAGTGCTGGATGAGGGGGACGAAGCAATACTGTTCGACCCGGCCTGGGTCACATATGATCCCTGTGTCACAATCGCGGGGGGCACAACGGTATGGGCACCCCTGGACCCTGAGAATGATTTCAATCCAACTGATATTGCTAAATATATCACTCCAAAGACCAAGCTTATTGTAGTCAACAGCCCCAGCAATCCCACTGGTGGTATCTTTTCCAGGGATGTGCTAACAGAGATCGCTGATCTGGCCATTGACCACGATATCATGGTGATCTCGGATGAGATCTATGAGAAGATCATCTATGACAAGGAGCACTTCAGTATCGGAAGTCTTCCCGGCATGGATGAGCGTACCATTACCATCAACGGTTTTTCAAAGGCATATGCCATGACAGGCTGGCGGCTGGGCTACCTGGCCACCTCAAATGAGGTATTCAAGTCCATGTCCAAGCTCCACAGCCACAGCGTGAGCAGTGCTACTACGTTTGTACAGTGGGCCGGTGTGGAAGCGCTGAAAGGTCCCCAGGATTTCATTCCTGAGATGGTGACAGAGTTCAAGGCACGACGGGACCTGCTTGTGGACGGCCTGAACAATATGGGTATTAAATGCAACTATCCCAGCGGTGCATTCTATGCCTTTGCTGATGTGAGCGAATACGGCAACGGAGATGAGGTGTGCGAGAAGCTGCTGACAGAGGCAAATGTAGCTGCCACACCAGGCAGTGCGTTCGGACCCAACAGCATGGACTTTGTCAGATTTTCCTATGCAACCAGCCGGGAGCGGATACAGACAGCGCTCGAGCGGATTGAGAAAGCGTTGTTATAATTTCATCTAATAGTAGCAAATCAATGAACTCAAGACATGGGAGGGGGAGACCATAGTCCACATATCAACGGATATAGATCCCAATTAAGATTCTGAGAAAGTGCGGGAATAGATATTCTCCTGAAAGTCTGGAAAAGAAGAATCTAGCAGGAAAAACATTGCTCTATTTGGAACCCTGATAACATTCGGCTTAATTATATTCATGCTCCTGCTGGGATTGTTATGATCACCAACCTGGACACCGGGGACTGAGACTGAGCTGTATACTTAATAGAGTCAGCTCATTCTTTTAAACTAAGAAGTATCACTGGAAATAATATTTTGAATTGTATCATAATAGTTAAATAGGTTATCGGAAATGAAGGACCCGGTGATATTTTTTGGTAAGAAGTTTAGTAAAAAGTATGATTGGTGAAGCTCTCGTAGGAGATGGGCCTGAAATCGCCCATATTGATCTTGTAATAGGTCCCAAGGGTGGGGCTGTTGAAACGGCTTTTATGAATTCCCTGGCAATGCCGCAGCAAGGACATACCCCGCTTTTAGCTGTGCTGGAACCAAATCTTCAGCCCAAACCTGCCACCTTGATCGTCAATAAAGTGACTATCAAGAATGCTGACCAGGCAATCCTCATGTTCGGTCCTGCCCAGGCAGCTGTCGCTAAGGCTGTTATGGATTCGGTGGAAGACGGTATTATTGAAAAGAAAGATGCTGAGGATTTACTGATCATCGTGTCAGTGTTTATCGAATGGGATGCAACGGATAAGGACAAAGTGTACGAGTACAACTACGAGGCTACAAAATTGGCGATTCAACGAGCCATGAAAGGAGAGCCCAGCGTGGAAGAAGCTCTTGCAGGAAAGGATGCGGCAAAACATCCCTTTGCATGAATATCTGTTTTTAGCCCGGTTGTAAGCATTGCCCTATGGCAGCATTGTATCCGTACCCTTCAAAGAGAACAACTTGCAGGGATCGTTCACTTGTTTTGGGTACAACAATGTTGCCATTTATTTACCAGAATCTATTCCTTAAGAACATTAAATCCATGAATCCTGAAATCATTATCAAAAGTCAGGGCGGTATCCAGATTAAGCCTCTCCATTATGGCAAAACTTAAACAATCGGTCAGATCTATCTGCTGATCATCATATTTATTGAAATACTCAAGTGCCTTTATCCAGTCTGTTGAAGAAACAGATTCGATTACAAGCAATTTACTGTTCAGGATGTTATCAAGCTCTTCAATGGCTTTTTCTTTCGCGATCCTTTTGGCGATCCCATCGATATATTCCACCAGGACATTGCGACCCAGTACGAAGCGGGCTCCCCGGTGAACCTGCGCTTCCAGATATGCCCTGGCAGTACCGTGGTTCTTATCCTTTCTGTCACTTAAAGCGATCAGACCACTGGTATCCAGGAATATGCGCATCTATTCCCTCCATTCGTCCCTTTCGCTCCAGTTACCTTCTTTCGTTGTAAATGAGCCGACTATATTGAAAAGCGAATCCTCCATTAAATCGTCTTCATGCCGTTTGATATACTCAACAACGGCTTCCCGGATTGTTTCTTTTAACGAAGTTTTCCTGAGCTGGGAAAGATGTCTTAGATTGTCATATGTATCCATGTCTATTTCTGCCTGGATGTGTTTAATTTTATTCATTTGATCTCAAATTACATGTTAATTTTAATTACATATATATGTCATGTTACATTTGATTGGATGTTCATTAAACACCGATTTTCGTCAAGTGTTTATGTCCCATAATTGAACCAGATCGAGGATATCCAAAAGCGAAGTTTTTTGTTCCTTAAACATGGTATGGGATACGATTTGTGAAAAACCTCATTTTATTTGAAATATTGTAATGGTCAATTAGTTGGACAACAGTGTGAAAAAATGCAAAAATAATGCTCTGCGGTCATAGTTTACAGGTGTTCATGGTCTGATTGATCATTACATTTTTTGTTTAGCAAACTATAAAACATAAAACCACAGAGGGCACAGAGGGCACAGAGAACGATGGAATTGAATGAAATATCTGAAAAGATTATTGAGGCGGCGATTCAGGTACACAGCACTCTTGGGCCTGGATTGCTGGAGGGTGTGTAT of the Methanosarcinales archaeon genome contains:
- a CDS encoding alanine--glyoxylate aminotransferase family protein, whose protein sequence is MKLENNLMMIPGPVPIVPRIQRAMGKPMFGHRGEEFGNIYDKSREILSDLFQTSDDIFIISGSGTASMEAAIGNVIGKNDTIVTIENGKFGERLCDIGERYGKAVKLQYEWGTPIDLEAVEAALENGVKAVAMVHNETSAGIKNPAEEVGKLAKKHGALFIMDAITTVGGDTVLVDNWGVDIAFMGSQKCIAAPPGLSAITVSDAAWEAMVDKPPYYLDLKAYRKSGANTPTQTPYTPAVPLFSAMLEALLIVQEEGMEKRKHRHAQGAAAVRAAADALGIELFPKIDKYHSYSNTVTAMNISGGITDKELRGEMLDMGIQISGGQSHLKGKIFRIGSMGNFTPIDMITTITALELVLKNHGIIDNVGNGVEAAKIELDKINQAW
- a CDS encoding riboflavin synthase; the protein is MVTVGIADTTFARYDMGAAAIDELRNNASVKIKRYTVPGIKDLPVACKKLIEEKGCDIVMALGMPGSDPKDKICAHEASQGIIQAQLMTNVHVIEVFVHEDEIPDDKTLAWLMERRAREHALNVVKLTSRPQDLEKEAGTGQRQGYEDAGPAHQ
- a CDS encoding 6,7-dimethyl-8-ribityllumazine synthase; protein product: MSNIKLGFVVAEFNRDLTYPMEMLGREHADFLGATVEKTIMVPGVYDMPLAIKKLVTDPGIDAVVTIGCVIEGQTKHDEIVVQHATRKITDLALEYDKPVTLGISGPGMSRLDAHKRVDYAKRAVEAAVKMVQRLK
- a CDS encoding pyridoxal phosphate-dependent aminotransferase codes for the protein MVSKRLQSIEESATLRMTNLANELKREGHDVISFSLGEPDFDTPKHISDAAVESLRRGDTHYSPAPGIPELRSAIAEKLQNENNLNVEPGHVIVTPGAKQAVFEAILAVLDEGDEAILFDPAWVTYDPCVTIAGGTTVWAPLDPENDFNPTDIAKYITPKTKLIVVNSPSNPTGGIFSRDVLTEIADLAIDHDIMVISDEIYEKIIYDKEHFSIGSLPGMDERTITINGFSKAYAMTGWRLGYLATSNEVFKSMSKLHSHSVSSATTFVQWAGVEALKGPQDFIPEMVTEFKARRDLLVDGLNNMGIKCNYPSGAFYAFADVSEYGNGDEVCEKLLTEANVAATPGSAFGPNSMDFVRFSYATSRERIQTALERIEKALL
- the fae gene encoding formaldehyde-activating enzyme; the encoded protein is MIGEALVGDGPEIAHIDLVIGPKGGAVETAFMNSLAMPQQGHTPLLAVLEPNLQPKPATLIVNKVTIKNADQAILMFGPAQAAVAKAVMDSVEDGIIEKKDAEDLLIIVSVFIEWDATDKDKVYEYNYEATKLAIQRAMKGEPSVEEALAGKDAAKHPFA
- a CDS encoding PIN domain-containing protein, which produces MRIFLDTSGLIALSDRKDKNHGTARAYLEAQVHRGARFVLGRNVLVEYIDGIAKRIAKEKAIEELDNILNSKLLVIESVSSTDWIKALEYFNKYDDQQIDLTDCLSFAIMERLNLDTALTFDNDFRIHGFNVLKE